The genomic segment aattttgttacgaTGATAAACGATGGCCCTCGAGTATCCGAGTATCCGATGAAATGCCAACGAATGTAACTTGAggacaaaatgaaaatattaaaggcCAATGAGGGGTTAGAGGCCCATAAGTGGATATCGTTATTGCTGCTATAAAAGATCAATATGATCTGTAAGACATTTCTGTACATTGACGTTTACATGATCTACATGAATATTATCTGTATAAATGTAGATTTTTGAAATATCGGGAATCGAGTAATAAAGTTTTTAATAGCTTTTCCCATTATAAAAGGCGTACCGtgtttgttatttaaaaaaatagtgaaaaataattaataattgaataatcGTTTTAACATAGTTAACAATGTTTATGTGCTATGCAATCTGCATACTTCTAAGCATACTTCTACTAAACACACATATTCATGCATGCAAGCGAACGGCTTAGTTCAATAGCTTTAACAACTTTGTAATTGTAATACTCATTGAAAGGCTAAATTTTCATCTTAAATTTACGGAAAATAAAGTTTCGTTCAACGATACTGAAGAAGAAACGTAAGAGTACATGCAGCAAAATtagttaaacatttttattatgaaatcaACATAAAAAGATGTTAGCAAATAACAATTTAACGAATGCAAACTGATACGCTATTCGATAATTGTAGAGTTCACATAGTAAAACCGACGTAAGTACCAGTTTCTTCGATTATCTTTTTTATGCTATAAAAAGATATCTTAGAAACATTAAAAGAtatggatttttatacaataaaaaggAATACATGAAAATAAGGAATAAATGAAAAGTACCGCTggaaatacttaaaaattatctCAGAGAATACACAGATACGAGTGATAAGGAGATACAGAGCATATGAACAAAATGAACAATAATTACACCGAAGTGCGCTTGCAATAATATAGGAACAGTAAGGATAAGAGACAAAAAACTAAATCATATAAAAGTTCACTGAATTCTGTAATTTTTCACATGGATGCACTTCTATTTTACACAATTTGActactttggcgagatgcgaCAAAAGAAACTGCACGCAACGTGCATCCGTGGATGGTGCATGCACCTTAGATACAGTTCtcaaatttttgtatcatCAATTTTGACACTAAAAGTGTTTTCCCAAGCAATCTCAAAAGGGAATCGCTATCCTAGTAGAGTTTTAATTCATTCTAAACCATTCACGGATTGCTCGTTACGTTAACGTAGGCCTACGTCAACTAAAGAAGAATACCCTTGTCTAAGTTCTTTGAATCGAACTGTTCGTCCTGGAGCAATTCCAGACCCTTATCCCTGGTTGCGTGCTGTTGGCCAGCTCCTCTAACTCCAGCGTAGACGGGATAGAGTGGATAGAGCTGTTGAATTTTAGGATATTGCTGGAAGATGGCTGGCACGTTGTTGATAACAGGTTTCGCTGGTGGCTCCAAGAGAATAAGGCCTCTTTGAAGGGACGAGGCCGTCGCTATGTCGACGATTTTTTGTCTGCTGGTCACTTTGGTGGTTAAAATCGTGGTAGGTGGACTGGTCTGGGTAGTAGTGATAGTGATTGGACTAGGCGTGCTTCTTCCTCTGGGTCTGGACGTGATTAAACGAATCTCCCCAGCGACGTTAGGTCCCCTGGCTACTGTCAACCCTCTTAACGTTTGCACGGTGGGTTTTGGCGTAGGTTTATTGGCTGATTTGCCATTTTTGTGCTGACCACGCGCTTTGCTCTTTCTCTGAGATTGTATCTGCGCATTGACCACATACGGCGGACTAAGGCTTCCGGATTTCTCCGACTTATGTTGAGTCTGCTTGATCTTCGAGCTCGTCAAGGAATTTTGTGCCTTCGAAAACACAGTTTCCCGTGGTTTAACGAAAGGTCTTCTCGGTATGTTCATCCCGGCAGGATTGTACAACGCGTATTCCGTGCGATCGGGCAGTGTTGACGTTCCATAGAAGATCAACGCCCATTCGTGGAGCGTTGCACGACCTGATGAATGGTTGGTCGTCGGAACAGGATGCAGCACGAAATTCCAAATTATCATTATAGTTTCAGtgataaaatcaaataaaaggTAATGGTAAGGTAATGGAAAGATAAATTATACGGTAAGAAAGATAGGAGCTGTTCAATTCTTTCTAAATTCTTTTGATCATTTATAGAGTATCTTCGTACAATCTTTTCGCATCCTAACCTGAAATagttgattatttatttatcatacgataattttcgattatttatcAAGAACGAAACGTTTCGTCTATATAGATCCACCTTTCTTCGAATGATTCAGAAGCAGGTGATGCAAGTAATCCTACGGGAGAATATTGTACAATCGAGCTTATCAGTGGTTGGGGATTAGAAAATCATTGACGACCAACAGGTGCAATTCCGGGGCCGGCACAATATTGTTGTtggtcgacgacgacgatgctGAAGCGGATCTCGCTAGCAGTGTACAAGGACTCAACGCAAACGCGACGTGTAATGGTTTGAATACCTGTACTTGGAATGTATCCTGCATATTACGTGGCATAATAGAGCAAGGTTCTATCTTGCGCATGGATACATCAGACTACAAGACTGTATGGGATTACAAGCTCGCGTTAACTCAAACTTTATGCACATATCGGCTTTAACGGGCTTCTAGCTTCAAGTGGTTCTGATGATTTCACCCTTGCACAAGGTCAACTTCCCCTAGTGGTTCATGAGATCCATTGCTGGTGAATGCCACCGCGAGGGAACACGCTTCGAACTGGAAATTACGCCCTTGGGAGATAATGCAGCAGCTTACGTGGTCCCACGTGCATGGTTTACGAGAAATTCCCTTTACGTCTTCCAAGATCAGATGATAAGATAGCAGCTGGATGTTACTGCATACGCCAGGCGTTAGAACCTACGGATCTGGTCGTGTAACCCTATTAACCTACATCGCGTTTCACggctaattttataatttcaagtGAAACGAATCGTTGTCCTATTACGAGAATATATACGAAAGATCGTACTTGTAATTGTTTTTCAATCCTTTCGGTACTGTTGATCCTTTGAGGTAATGAATTTTGAATACGTTTAGGATGACAAGAAAACTCAAGAAACGTTCATTTTGAGTTAgttcgtatcgttattttatacattttactttTGGTGGCCCAGCCATGACGTTGCACTGTCAGATAAGAGCATCCCTTGATGACCCATAAAAAATTCATGCCATTCTAAACATGTTAAAAGTGGTGTGGTATGTTTAACATATTTATCTACCTTGGTACTGGACTCTCGAAGATTTCAAAACTTTTGATACCTACTCAGCAGTTTTATCCTATCGCGTTACTTTAATGATGACGGCGATGATGTGCAAAACACCTCGGCCGAGAATATATCTGATATAGAGAGGATGTTTGGAAAATAAAGTTTAGACAAATAGATGTGAGAAACAGATGAAACCGATCTCTGGGTAGAGTAAATGTATTTTGGAAACACAACGaatcgttattaatattagaaaattgagaatataaattacgatTTACTATTTCGTAAGATCGTAATTTGTCTTTGTAGTTGGTCTTTGCGAAAAGCGTAACAGGATATAAGCTCTTGAAAAATTTCTGATACGAACGAGGTTACATTCGATGTATCTGGAAATGTATGCGATGAAAGGAAGGAACAAAAAGCCGGATACAATGGACTTACCTTGGTATCGACCCTCATTGTGGATTTCAAGCTTCCACGTGCCGTGTGGCCTTTCTCCCCAAGTGTGAACCGACATAAATGGCCATTGATTGAAACCAGCCTTTGAGATGTCGTGAGGCCTTTTCGCAAGAAGAGTACTCTTTGTACCTTGCGGAGATGTTAGCTGTATCTGAAGATCTCCTCTCCTCGAGGCCATCAGTGAAACCTTTGCCtagaaaaaatgtatcgtacgattaacaatttatttaatcggtCCAGCaatgattttaatatcacataaatattcaataattttaaatgtatatattctttttgaaACTATGTGAATGAAGTGCGATACGTGCGCATAGAAAAATTTAGAGTAATTCCACGTCTAAACGTgattgaaagcattccagagGAATACTATTAATTAGCCCTCTATTTATGTGAGTGACACAGTACTTACCTGCACGTGCTCGAGAAAATTAACGCCGCTACACTCCTTGACGTGCAATTCCAGAGATAGCTGGCTCTTTGGTGGTATTGGCCTGTACGTACATATGAAATTTAGGTCAGCTGTAGAAACGAAGACAGGGAATTCCACGAccttatttttcctttcttttaaaTTCTCATTTCGTCGACTAggttaagaaaaataatcaTACACCTTATTTTTATCGTCGATAAAATTCGTTTCCATTTCGACAGCGAATGATcttcggaatcgtctgtattAAATCGGGTGCACGCGTTGCAGAAGCTATTTCCTGGGATCAGTTTATCGTTATCACGGTAACGCAAAGCGAACAATACGTGGCGGAAATAGTGATGGATCGAATTGCACCGTCACGTCTCAAATAGTCATTTATTTCACAAAAGTACTGGCTTCTAAAttgtatttgatattttccGGTGACTTAACTTTCAGTAAATCGTCTTTTTATTGAAGAAAGAAAGTATAATctcgaaaggaaattacgtttctACCTTTCGTTGGatttttaaaatctttctAAGAAAACCCATTCGAACGTTTCAAATAGTCGTACTGCATAAAATAGCTAACCTGCCCATATGTGGTGCTGAAACCTCGCATTTGTGTTGTTCCGGTACCGTTCGCCATCTTCTGGCCAAGCGAACCATGGCAGCGGCATCCATCAGCCCATAGCCAAAACTATGACTCACTAAACAAAGAGtggacaaatttttaaattagattACAATGCgtattttatacttatatttttttttaatacttacCGTTTCTTCCAACACCGTTGGTTACCCAATCCATAGCTTTGAGATTAGCAGGTTTCGCTGTTCTGACGACAATGTGTTGCATATCCCTCCAAGTTAGCTCTTTGTTCGCCTCGAGAGCGAGAGCGCAGATACCAGCAGCCAAGGGAGCCGATGCAGACGTGCCCGTATGACTGCTCGTGCATAAATGATGCAGGTCAGTGGTCACTACTTGTTTCTCTCCCGATGAACCGGAACTGTAGGTGGTAGCGAGAGTGGAGGAACAGGCTTCACTGTACCAAGGCACCTGACCATTCTCTGTAGCGCTGCTGATGGACAACGTCCAGATGCTGTTCGTATAACCATCGCAGTTGCAGTTGTCGTGATCCCTGCCGCCGTTTCCTGACGCCCAGACGAAAATTGACCCTTTACCGTTGCGACCCTGACGATCAAAGCATCGAATTTAGCGAGGCGTCACCAGCCGTCTGGTCAAAGAGCCTTTCATACGCTGTGAAAGGTTCGATTGATCGCTTCATCTTAAGCAAACGCTTTTAGTCTTCGACTTTCCTCGATAACGAACTTACACGTAATCGTTTTTATTAATCGAATCgctttttttatatctaatCGTTCTGGATAAATGGATAATTGAAGATGAGTTCTTTGAGTGAAACACACGAaggagaaatttatttatagatttttttttaactgtttattttaatgtaaaatgtattcACGTGTATCATATACCTATACAGATTTCAAagcaaaacgtataacgtataattttattgtaaatcgATAACGTATGTCCTTGCTAACGAGGAAATATTAATACGAGGACAAATTCCAATGCTCCTTTTAGTTAGATATCAAGTTTGCACCACTTCCGATATCACTACAGTTATGACCATCAAAGGGCCATCCTTGAAATTATTGGAGTAGTTATGGCGGTGTGTTAAACGCAACTTCGAGATACTATATGCTCTCATTATTAATACACACAGTACATACATACCTGACGACCTCCTTTAACGTAGTTACAGTCAGTATACTAGTACGAAATGCACCTTGATTTCATGATATTTTTCCTTTagagataattttttattgtcgtCAGAAAATGTATCTTTTGTATGAAAtcactttttttttagatcgtttttaactaaaaacattGTATCGCGTCTCtaatgtattaaatttgaGGGAATGAGTTAGAAATTCATTCCACTGTCGTCTCGACAATTGCGTCGAAATATCCCTCGAAAATTTTAagctatttcaaatatatgaCATATTTCGCAAACTACCGTTAGCAGTAACTgtctttatgaatatttaacggTTAGCTTCCTATCGAGCAAAAGTGCTTTAAATTCAGAAGTAACAGTAATTATACTGGAAagataaattcatatttggCTACGACACTACCGGGTAATATCGTTGCATTAACACGAAAATGGAaggtaaaaagatatatacattCAACTATTATCGAATGCCGCAGTTCTTTCAatagaaatttcttataaaattattcgtgaAATAAAGCACATAAAACATGCgagtgaaaaatgaaacatcgatactacaaaaataaaaaaagaaatgaggaaagataaaaataggaCTCATATAATGTGTTtctctctcacacacacaTACTTTTTTTTGCAAACGAAACTTTTTGTATTAACTTGAGTACTTTGTTATagagatatttcaaataactATAACTATGcttgaaatacatttttatcgttaaaaagaaaaagaatgacaaAAGGAAAAATTTTCCTCAATACGGTCGACCCGTGATGTACCGTTCTTCGAGTGTTTGCTTGCTTTCATTCtagacagaatttatttctgcaTATTTAATAACAAGCAGCTTCTGTGgaatataaacgtttatccTATAAGCCCGTTGACTCCTTAAGGATTTACCAAATGAACGACAAAATGAAAACAGTTTGCTTAGGAATATTCAATGTATGTTCAACAGTCATTTTTAAAACAAGCATTTACACAGTGATTCATAATACGAACATAATATTCacagagagaaaaaatttataatagtatTCTTTCTCTCacagaatttttgttatacTATTATCTCTATGGTCAACGCTAGAAAATGGAGGAAATGTATGGTTTTAAGGGCTTTATatgtttaaagaaaatttgtaacgTTTCTTGAGTAAAAAGCTTTTTAAAATCCTTAATGTTTCACTTTCGTAGTAAATGCACTGTAAAtactatatatgtacgtactgATATTGTCAAATGCTTTTCTTGctaacaattattataatttaatatattataatataatttataatacaatataatataatttaatatagtacAAAAGACAGCTATCTTTCctaaatatttgtacaattaaaaag from the Bombus fervidus isolate BK054 chromosome 12, iyBomFerv1, whole genome shotgun sequence genome contains:
- the LOC139992943 gene encoding proprotein convertase subtilisin/kexin type 4-like isoform X2; the protein is MVHTSVVKRSAEPHFGVQGRLIEDRRVRRAEQQRVKSRTKRDLIIKRGPSNLKTVLNDEMWPQMWYLNRGKGLDMNVQEAWAEGITGRGIVVTILDDGLEKNHPDLYKNYDPQASYDVNNHDEDPMPRYDVLDSNRHGTRCAGEVAATANNSMCAVGVAFGAGVGGVRMLDGDVTDAVEARSLSLNPQHIDIYSASWGPDDDGKTVDGPGELATRAFIEGITKGRNGKGSIFVWASGNGGRDHDNCNCDGYTNSIWTLSISSATENGQVPWYSEACSSTLATTYSSGSSGEKQVVTTDLHHLCTSSHTGTSASAPLAAGICALALEANKELTWRDMQHIVVRTAKPANLKAMDWVTNGVGRNVSHSFGYGLMDAAAMVRLARRWRTVPEQHKCEVSAPHMGRPIPPKSQLSLELHVKECSGVNFLEHVQAKVSLMASRRGDLQIQLTSPQGTKSTLLAKRPHDISKAGFNQWPFMSVHTWGERPHGTWKLEIHNEGRYQGRATLHEWALIFYGTSTLPDRTEYALYNPAGMNIPRRPFVKPRETVFSKAQNSLTSSKIKQTQHKSEKSGSLSPPYVVNAQIQSQRKSKARGQHKNGKSANKPTPKPTVQTLRGLTVARGPNVAGEIRLITSRPRGRSTPSPITITTTQTSPPTTILTTKVTSRQKIVDIATASSLQRGLILLEPPAKPVINNVPAIFQQYPKIQQLYPLYPVYAGVRGAGQQHATRDKGLELLQDEQFDSKNLDKDTLEEFKLIFYGTETSLELDDDLDKDKPLSSVNHQDVSVDNSAIGARHNVVMTDPWTGSQQVECVSHQEVQRPTTENQTSGCSSIDPGSGRCLECKLNWYYNNGICVYKCPTGTYGISDETKAVCSSCHYSCLTCSGSSNTECTSCHEDAELSMNLGESVCILRELSWTMHSTLWFYHMTILFSINIVLITLIILYVAVKWYLRRRNSLMYGYSKVSYTSNGDAHKDKLQENASSSDSE
- the LOC139992943 gene encoding uncharacterized protein isoform X4, with protein sequence MPRYDVLDSNRHGTRCAGEVAATANNSMCAVGVAFGAGVGGVRMLDGDVTDAVEARSLSLNPQHIDIYSASWGPDDDGKTVDGPGELATRAFIEGITKGRNGKGSIFVWASGNGGRDHDNCNCDGYTNSIWTLSISSATENGQVPWYSEACSSTLATTYSSGSSGEKQVVTTDLHHLCTSSHTGTSASAPLAAGICALALEANKELTWRDMQHIVVRTAKPANLKAMDWVTNGVGRNVSHSFGYGLMDAAAMVRLARRWRTVPEQHKCEVSAPHMGRPIPPKSQLSLELHVKECSGVNFLEHVQAKVSLMASRRGDLQIQLTSPQGTKSTLLAKRPHDISKAGFNQWPFMSVHTWGERPHGTWKLEIHNEGRYQGRATLHEWALIFYGTSTLPDRTEYALYNPAGMNIPRRPFVKPRETVFSKAQNSLTSSKIKQTQHKSEKSGSLSPPYVVNAQIQSQRKSKARGQHKNGKSANKPTPKPTVQTLRGLTVARGPNVAGEIRLITSRPRGRSTPSPITITTTQTSPPTTILTTKVTSRQKIVDIATASSLQRGLILLEPPAKPVINNVPAIFQQYPKIQQLYPLYPVYAGVRGAGQQHATRDKGLELLQDEQFDSKNLDKDTLEEFKLIFYGTETSLELDDDLDKDKPLSSVNHQDVSVDNSAIGARHNVVMTDPWTGSQQVECVSHQEVQRPTTENQTSGCSSIDPGSGRCLECKLNWYYNNGICVYKCPTGTYGISDETKAVCSSCHYSCLTCSGSSNTECTSCHEDAELSMNLGESVCILRELSWTMHSTLWFYHMTILFSINIVLITLIILYVAVKWYLRRRNSLMYGYSKVSYTSNGDAHKDKLQENASSSDSE
- the LOC139992943 gene encoding furin-like protease kpc-1 isoform X1, whose amino-acid sequence is MCPRKIFGLAIVALVTLGGRVAAYTNQWAVHIEGGPEVAKQVAREHGFQYLDKIVDDWYHMVHTSVVKRSAEPHFGVQGRLIEDRRVRRAEQQRVKSRTKRDLIIKRGPSNLKTVLNDEMWPQMWYLNRGKGLDMNVQEAWAEGITGRGIVVTILDDGLEKNHPDLYKNYDPQASYDVNNHDEDPMPRYDVLDSNRHGTRCAGEVAATANNSMCAVGVAFGAGVGGVRMLDGDVTDAVEARSLSLNPQHIDIYSASWGPDDDGKTVDGPGELATRAFIEGITKGRNGKGSIFVWASGNGGRDHDNCNCDGYTNSIWTLSISSATENGQVPWYSEACSSTLATTYSSGSSGEKQVVTTDLHHLCTSSHTGTSASAPLAAGICALALEANKELTWRDMQHIVVRTAKPANLKAMDWVTNGVGRNVSHSFGYGLMDAAAMVRLARRWRTVPEQHKCEVSAPHMGRPIPPKSQLSLELHVKECSGVNFLEHVQAKVSLMASRRGDLQIQLTSPQGTKSTLLAKRPHDISKAGFNQWPFMSVHTWGERPHGTWKLEIHNEGRYQGRATLHEWALIFYGTSTLPDRTEYALYNPAGMNIPRRPFVKPRETVFSKAQNSLTSSKIKQTQHKSEKSGSLSPPYVVNAQIQSQRKSKARGQHKNGKSANKPTPKPTVQTLRGLTVARGPNVAGEIRLITSRPRGRSTPSPITITTTQTSPPTTILTTKVTSRQKIVDIATASSLQRGLILLEPPAKPVINNVPAIFQQYPKIQQLYPLYPVYAGVRGAGQQHATRDKGLELLQDEQFDSKNLDKDTLEEFKLIFYGTETSLELDDDLDKDKPLSSVNHQDVSVDNSAIGARHNVVMTDPWTGSQQVECVSHQEVQRPTTENQTSGCSSIDPGSGRCLECKLNWYYNNGICVYKCPTGTYGISDETKAVCSSCHYSCLTCSGSSNTECTSCHEDAELSMNLGESVCILRELSWTMHSTLWFYHMTILFSINIVLITLIILYVAVKWYLRRRNSLMYGYSKVSYTSNGDAHKDKLQENASSSDSE
- the LOC139992943 gene encoding furin-like protease kpc-1 isoform X3, whose amino-acid sequence is MCPRKIFGLAIVALVTLGGRVAAYTNQWAVHIEGGPEVAKQVAREHGFQYLDKIVDDWYHMVHTSVVKRSAEPHFGVQGRLIEDRRVRRAEQQRVKSRTKRDLIIKRGPSNLKTVLNDEMWPQMWYLNRGKGLDMNVQEAWAEGITGRGIVVTILDDGLEKNHPDLYKNYDPQASYDVNNHDEDPMPRYDVLDSNRHGTRCAGEVAATANNSMCAVGVAFGAGVGGVRMLDGDVTDAVEARSLSLNPQHIDIYSASWGPDDDGKTVDGPGELATRAFIEGITKGRNGKGSIFVWASGNGGRDHDNCNCDGYTNSIWTLSISSATENGQVPWYSEACSSTLATTYSSGSSGEKQVVTTDLHHLCTSSHTGTSASAPLAAGICALALEANKELTWRDMQHIVVRTAKPANLKAMDWVTNGVGRNVSHSFGYGLMDAAAMVRLARRWRTVPEQHKCEVSAPHMGRPIPPKSQLSLELHVKECSGVNFLEHVQAKVSLMASRRGDLQIQLTSPQGTKSTLLAKRPHDISKAGFNQWPFMSVHTWGERPHGTWKLEIHNEGRYQGRATLHEWALIFYGTSTLPDRTEYALYNPAGMNIPRRPFVKPRETVFSKAQNSLTSSKIKQTQHKSEKSGSLSPPYVVNAQIQSQRKSKARGQHKNGKSANKPTPKPTVQTLRGLTVARGPNVAGEIRLITSRPRGRSTPSPITITTTQTSPPTTILTTKVTSRQKIVDIATASSLQRGLILLEPPAKPVINNVPAIFQQYPKIQQLYPLYPVYAGVRGAGQQHATRDKGLELLQDEQFDSKNLDKDTLEEFKLIFYGTETSLELDDDLDKDKPLSSVNHQDVSVDNSAIGARHNVVMTDPWTGSQQVECVSHQEVQRPTTENQTSGCSSIDPGSGRCLA